Below is a genomic region from Cydia strobilella chromosome 1, ilCydStro3.1, whole genome shotgun sequence.
CatttaacttaattaaaaagtaaaatttaaattaagtaaaagtACTTAAAAGACGTAAAAACAACTTATTCTCAATTTCCACGAAAcgtacaaatacataagttttcacgtgttttatttgtttctaGGTGGACGACTATTCCGATAAGGATAACCTGAAGTCAAATCTCGATAACTACATAAAGCGATGGAAAGGCAAAGTGCGTTTAATTCGCAATTCGCAGAGGGAGGGGCTTATCAGAACCCGCTCCAGGGGCGCCCAGGAGGCGAAAGGGGATGTTATAGTGTTCCTAGATGCTCATTGCGAGGTCAACGTGAACTGGCTGCCGCCGCTGCTCGCGCCCATTTATCGAGACTACAAGACCATGACTGTTCCAGTTATAGATGGAGTCGACCACAGGACCTTCGAGTACAGGCCCGTGTACGCCCACGACACCAACTTCAGAGGCATCTTCGAATGGGGAATGCTCTACAAAGAAAACGAAGTACCGGACAGAGAAGCCAACAAACACGCACACAAATCCGAGCCTTACAAGAGCCCCACACACGCGGGCGGTCTTTTTGCTATAAACAGGAACTATTTCCTTGAAATCGGAGCGTATGACCCCGGTTTATTAGTTTGGGGAGGCGAGAATTTCGAGCTCAGCTTTAAAATTTGGCAGTGCGGCGGCAGCATCGAGTGGGTGCCGTGTTCCAGAGTAGGTCACGTTTATAGAGCATTCATGCCCTACTCCTTTGGCAACTTGGCGAAGAATCGCAAGGGTTCACTGATAACTATAAACTACAAGAGAGTAATCGAAACGTGGTTCGACGAGGAGCACAAAGAATACTTCTACACTAGAGAGCCGATGGCGAGGTTCTTGGATATGGGGGATATAAGCGAGCAAGTGGCCTTGAAAGAGAAGCTAAAATGCAAGGACTTCAAGTGGTTCATGGAAAACGTGGCGTACGACGTGTACGACAAGTTTCCGAAGCTGCCGAAGAACGTACGCTGGGGCATGGTGCGCAACAAGGCCGGCAACATGTGCCTCGACACCATGGGCAAGGCGGCGCCCGCATATATTGGTAAGCTTCATATTAACCATacagaaataagtaagcttaaagtgctcactccatacatggatttccttacttaataataataagctgtATGGGAGGTACGATTAAACTTATTATTAATCAGTTTAAAACTTGCTTGAAACTTAAATGGGGTATTACACGTTCAAGCAAAAAAAGAAATAGTAAAGGCGATTCGCGCAGCGCCCGAGTAGAGGCAAAAAagaacttttttaaataaattaaaaattaagtgGTGTTCATCAGTTACGTTACGTTACTATCACTTGAAAAAAGatgacaatagtacattactacagaggccgtgaagtaaggggttgccggccgaatagaatagacggccgaacgtagtgaggccggatagttatgaggccgccaatcccttttcacgccgaggtatgtatagtgcttttctcaaacatgcaatgaaataataatacaaacatgatgatgatgatgatgattgtttcatgtcgtaatatgataggttattcagtgcgtggagTATCGAggaggaacaaaaatttgattatttttgcgctacgacacacggtttaggagatacagataaaaagaaaaaaaaaaacattattttttttgggtttttttagCATGTTTAACCGCTTATAAATATAGTACcattgattttgtttttttttatgtcgcaAGTATGCTTACAGAGAGAGTGGTCGTATGTAATATTTCCTTTGTCAGTCTAATCTTAGtgagcaaatttaaaaagttagagcAGCGGACAATAATGTACGTTTCATACTAACTCCTTACATTACTTCTTGGCCTAGGTCAAGAAGTAATGTAAGGAGCCATAAATGAGCAACTTCATGTCTTCATTTCGTGACATTAACGCATACATTTTggagtatgtttgagaaaagattttttttttacaggcaCATCAACATGTCACGGCTCCGGCAACAACCAGCTGTTCCGGCTCAACGCGGCCGGCCAGCTCGGCGTGGGCGAGCGCTGCGTCGAGGCCGACGCCGACAGCGTCAAGCAGGCCATCTGCCGGCTCGGCACCGTCGACGGGCCCTGGAGGTGAGCTCGTAGCGATGTCATTGTTGTATGATCAGACTAGCTCGGCGTCGGCGAGCGCTGCATCGAGGCCGACGCCGACAGCGCCAAGCAGGCCATCTCCCGCTCGGCACCGTCGACGGGCCCTGGAGGTGAGCTCGTAGCGATGTCATTGTTGTATGATCAGACTAGTTCGGCGTCGGCGAGCGCTGCATCGAGGCCGACGCCGACAGCGCCAAGCAGGCCATCTCCCGCTCGGCACCGTCGACGGGCCCTGGAGGTGAGCTCGTAGCGATGTCATTGTTGTATGATCAGACTAGCTCGGCGTCGGCGAGCGCTGCATCGAGGCCGACGCCGACAGCGCCAAGCAGGCCATCTCCCGCTCGGCACCGTCGACGGGCCCTGGAGGTGAGCTCGTAGCGATGTCATTGTTGTATGATCAGACTAGCTCGGCGTCGGCGAGCGCTGCATCGAGGCCGACGCCGACAGCGCCAAGCAGGCCATCTCCCGCTCGGCACCGTCGACGGGC
It encodes:
- the LOC134745972 gene encoding N-acetylgalactosaminyltransferase 7 isoform X2; protein product: MRITNLRRGRIARMGCICAILLMLIYALHKWSNENVGKQEDVIVSEFSDSFSNSFKSHRDVYPTLKTDVLGNFEPKARRSVVGPGEEGKPYHMSQDRANDVAESESEYGMNIAASDMIAMNRSIPDTRLEECKYWHYPTELPSTSVIIVFHNEGFTVLMRTVHTVIDRSPPNILHEVVLVDDYSDKDNLKSNLDNYIKRWKGKVRLIRNSQREGLIRTRSRGAQEAKGDVIVFLDAHCEVNVNWLPPLLAPIYRDYKTMTVPVIDGVDHRTFEYRPVYAHDTNFRGIFEWGMLYKENEVPDREANKHAHKSEPYKSPTHAGGLFAINRNYFLEIGAYDPGLLVWGGENFELSFKIWQCGGSIEWVPCSRVGHVYRAFMPYSFGNLAKNRKGSLITINYKRVIETWFDEEHKEYFYTREPMARFLDMGDISEQVALKEKLKCKDFKWFMENVAYDVYDKFPKLPKNVRWGMVRNKAGNMCLDTMGKAAPAYIGTSTCHGSGNNQLFRLNAAGQLGVGERCVEADADSVKQAICRLGTVDGPWRYDEENHQIIHRLHDYCLTLQPHARNLALAPCDPRNTYQQWSITHKQPGW
- the LOC134745972 gene encoding N-acetylgalactosaminyltransferase 7 isoform X1; amino-acid sequence: MRITNLRRGRIARMGCICAILLMLIYALHKWSNENVGKQEDVIVSEFSDSFSNSFKSHRDVYPTLKTDRYNMFALDNPTLSDGSIRHSPDVLGNFEPKARRSVVGPGEEGKPYHMSQDRANDVAESESEYGMNIAASDMIAMNRSIPDTRLEECKYWHYPTELPSTSVIIVFHNEGFTVLMRTVHTVIDRSPPNILHEVVLVDDYSDKDNLKSNLDNYIKRWKGKVRLIRNSQREGLIRTRSRGAQEAKGDVIVFLDAHCEVNVNWLPPLLAPIYRDYKTMTVPVIDGVDHRTFEYRPVYAHDTNFRGIFEWGMLYKENEVPDREANKHAHKSEPYKSPTHAGGLFAINRNYFLEIGAYDPGLLVWGGENFELSFKIWQCGGSIEWVPCSRVGHVYRAFMPYSFGNLAKNRKGSLITINYKRVIETWFDEEHKEYFYTREPMARFLDMGDISEQVALKEKLKCKDFKWFMENVAYDVYDKFPKLPKNVRWGMVRNKAGNMCLDTMGKAAPAYIGTSTCHGSGNNQLFRLNAAGQLGVGERCVEADADSVKQAICRLGTVDGPWRYDEENHQIIHRLHDYCLTLQPHARNLALAPCDPRNTYQQWSITHKQPGW
- the LOC134745972 gene encoding N-acetylgalactosaminyltransferase 7 isoform X3; the protein is MSHDRANDVAELESEYDMNIATPDMIAMNRSIPDTRLEECKYWHYPTELPSTSVIIVFHNEGFTVLMRTVHTVIDRSPPNILHEVVLVDDYSDKDNLKSNLDNYIKRWKGKVRLIRNSQREGLIRTRSRGAQEAKGDVIVFLDAHCEVNVNWLPPLLAPIYRDYKTMTVPVIDGVDHRTFEYRPVYAHDTNFRGIFEWGMLYKENEVPDREANKHAHKSEPYKSPTHAGGLFAINRNYFLEIGAYDPGLLVWGGENFELSFKIWQCGGSIEWVPCSRVGHVYRAFMPYSFGNLAKNRKGSLITINYKRVIETWFDEEHKEYFYTREPMARFLDMGDISEQVALKEKLKCKDFKWFMENVAYDVYDKFPKLPKNVRWGMVRNKAGNMCLDTMGKAAPAYIGTSTCHGSGNNQLFRLNAAGQLGVGERCVEADADSVKQAICRLGTVDGPWRYDEENHQIIHRLHDYCLTLQPHARNLALAPCDPRNTYQQWSITHKQPGW